In the Anaerostipes caccae L1-92 genome, AGGGAAGCACGGCGGATCTGGTAAAAGATAAGAGAGGATAAAAAAATGATTGAAGATATTTTGGAATATAACAAGGTGTTTGTGAAAAATAAAATGTATGAACAGTACAAGACAAGCAAATATCCGGACAAGAAGATTGCGATCTTAACCTGTATGGATACCAGGCTTACGGAACTGCTTCCGGCAGCCCTTGGCTTAAAAAACGGGGACGTAAAAATCATTAAAAATGCGGGAGGAGTTACCAGTCATCTGTTTGGAAGTGTGGTGAGAAGTCTTTTGATCGCAATATATGAACTTGGCATTGAAGAGATCATGGTCATCGGTCATACGGACTGCGGTGTCGGCCACATGGACAGCGACAGCATGATCCGGCACATGATCGACCGGGGGATAGAAGAAGACAAGATTAATTTCATCCGGCACTGTGGGATTGACTTTGATTCCTGGCTGGCAGGATTTGACTGTGTCTCTGACTCTGTCAATGAAACTGTGGAACTTTTAAGCACCCATCCGCTGATTCCGGATGACATTAAGATATTCGGGTATGTGATGAATACGGATACCGGAGAGCTTATGACAACGGAAGAATTCAAAGGAGAATAATACATGATTCAGTGTGTATTTGTAGGGATGGGAGGATTTCTCGGCGCAGTCTTCCGCTATCTTCTCGGGCTGATCCCGGTTTCAGCGCAGTTAAGAATTCCAGTGATCACTTTGGGGATCAATGTGCTGGGAGCCTTTGTGATCGGCATGATCGCCGGGTGGACCGGCAGGATACCGGCCCAAAATCCTAATCTGATCCTGTTTTTAAAGACGGGATTATGCGGAGGATTTACTACATTTTCTACGTTTGCTCTTGAGACAGGGACCCTTGTCTCAGAGGGAAGAGTGAGTGAAGGTATCTTATATGTGGTGCTGAGTGTGCTGTTTTCCGTCCTTGCAGTTTTTGCCGGACGGGCCGTAACAGGATGAGAACCTAAAATTTGCGTATACTATCCCAAAGGAGGGATGGTTATGTCCAGAAATAAAAAGTTTATTCTTGGAGGCATTCTGTTTACGGCTGTGGTGGGCAGCCTTTGGCATTTTATCTATGACTGGATTGGAAGACCGGACTTTTTCTGGTGGCTGTTTCCGGTCAGTGAGAAGGTAGAAGAGCATTATAAGCTTTTGATTTATCCGAATCTGATATACGGCATTCTGATGTTTCGGTTTATGTACAGGCATATCAGATATTACTGGCTCCGCCTGGCCGTGGGGACCGGGTTGGGCTGCGTGGCTATCAGAGGATTGTTTGACGCATATACCGCCGTGTTAAAGAAAGATATGCTGATTATGGATTTATTCATATTTGCCGTCAGTGTATTGATTTCTTATACATTCTTCTTAAAAAGGAGTTAAAGGAGGTGCCTGCTTATGAAACTGTATTATTGTGACCTGAAGCAGGGAACAGAGACATTCATTGCCGAAGCGCAAGGAGATAAAGAAATATGGAACGCCATGGAACGCTGGCTGACGGAACATGGTTTTGGGCTGATTTATGTGATTCATCACATTGAAAAACAAAAGATTTATTACGAATTTGGAAAGGAACACTGCTTTTTTGTGGTTGTGACATAAGTGAGGAGGAAAAGAAATGCTGCCGAATGATCCGGTGATACTGTTAAGCTACATCAATACACAGCTGAGGGACTATTATGACAGTTTCGAGGAACTGTGCAAGAGTCTGTGTGTGGACTCAGGAGAGATCAGCACAAAACTTTCGGGTATCGGTTATGAATATCATCCTGAGACAAATCAATTCAGATAATGGAGAATAAGGGCTGCCGGATGGCGGCTTTTATTGGTTTTCCCAACCTCAAAAAGAGACGAAATGCCGGGAGACCGCTTAAAATGGCGGTTGGAAGCCGATTTGAAAGAAAATGCCGGAAAAACAGAAACGGTTGGGAAAAATTCAGAGAAACGTTGAATTTATCAGGGAAAATGACTATAATGGATATAAGGAATGGCGGAAATACGTTGGATAAATAAAAACAAGAGTTGTATTGAAATATGGAAGACTTACAAAATAAAAGATTTGATAACATGATAAATAAAAACAAGAGTTGTATTGAAATTCCGCCTTAATGTTGCTATAGATAACCTCTGTATTTCGATTAATAAAAACAAGAGTTGTACTAGACCTTTATTTACAACAAATACAAATCATGAAAAGGCATTGAGCTTCTTTAATTTCACAAGAAACTCAATGCCTAAATTTTTACTTTTTTATATCCGTCGATTCAAATCATTTATAAAAACTGCTCAACAAACCCAACCGGAAGCATCGTTCGCTCTGCAGTTTCTTCTGCTGAGAGCCCCTGTGACAAGAAACGTTTTGCAACGCTCTCCATGCTCTCTGCTGTCTCTACGATATATTTGTCATAATCGTAAAACCGCATAACACGCTGGCCCCATGGATATTCTTTGATGCCATGGAGAAATTCAATCCCTTCCAGAGCTTTCAGCTTATCTTCCCAGGCGTCCAAGTCTTCCACTTCAAAATAAAGCTGAAAATTATCAGGTTTCTCCTGGGGCTCCAGTTTCACTCCGACCAATTCTTCGTAGTTGGACTGCAGAGACAGGCCGTTTTGAAAAGAAACATGAACCCCCAGATCCATCTCTACCGTTTGTTCCATTACCTTCTCATAAAAATTTTTGGACCTTTCCATATCAGATACCGAAATCAACGTACCGCCGTATATCATATTTTCTGCTCCTTTCTGCTTTGTACCTACATTATAGATCAGAATTTAGCAATCTCGCTGTAAAAATCGGACATCTCACGGCGGTATTCCTGTGGAGAAATTCCGCATACAGATTTAAAATCGTGGATAAAGTGAGGCAGATCATAAAATCCGGATAAATTGCAGGCATTGGTGATGCTGTTTTGAGGATTATGCAGGAGCCGGACTGCCGTATTTATGCGCACCAGGCGGGAAAAAGTCTTCGCGTTCATTCCGATACACCGAGAAAATATCCGGTTTAAATGCCGCTGGCTGTAATAGACAGTATCCGACAACTCTTTTACAGAGAGACTGCCCATGTTCTGAATAATGTTCTGAACAGAAAAATGCAGTTCGGGGGACAGAGAAGCTTTTATGTTTGTCAGCAGCAGGCTGTCGATGTTCCTGATCATTTCATATGCACTGCGGGCTTTTTCGATGCTTTCAATGATCCGTTTATCTAACCCGAAACTTAGGTCAGAAGGAGAGAAAGCACGATCAGAAAGCTCCTTTTGCGGAACACCTGTAAATGCGTATAAACCGGCCGGCTGGAACTCAATAATAAATAACATTTCTGCCTGATTTGCCTGCTCACCGACGCTACAGGCCGCCGTGGCCGGACCAAACAAGCGGCTGCTCATTCCGGTTTCATTACAGGAACATACCAGAGTTGCGCACCCGTGGGGGATGACGGTGTAATGATTTGAGATCATGTCACTGCCGGGGAAGGTGACAGTGTAATTAGAAATCCAATCCCGCAGTGCCGGATGAGGAAGGAGATACATATAATCCTCTCCTTTTTCCAGAACACGATGGGGTTCGCGGTAAAATCTCAGGTCATCTTTCGTGATCATAAGCTGCCAGTCCTTTCAAAATTTATATACCAGACATTCGTTTTATAACCTTATCATAACATATCAAATGATGAAATCTAATGGAAATCATTTTTGTCTGACCGCGGCAGAGCATATAGGTATTATTTTCTGCGAAAATATGTTAAAATTTATGTATCTCGGATAGCGGAGGGAACTGCATATGGATGATTTTATTCGGTTGGAAGAAGTGAGGAAAATATATCAGACGGGACAGGTCGTTACCAAGGCCGTGGATGGGATTAATTTTACCATCAGTGAGGGAGAATTTGTCGTCATCATAGGAGCCAGCGGCGCCGGAAAGACCACAATTTTGAACATTCTGGGAGGAATGGATACCGTTACTTCCGGTTCTGTTTTTGTAGATGGAAATGATAT is a window encoding:
- a CDS encoding VOC family protein; the encoded protein is MIYGGTLISVSDMERSKNFYEKVMEQTVEMDLGVHVSFQNGLSLQSNYEELVGVKLEPQEKPDNFQLYFEVEDLDAWEDKLKALEGIEFLHGIKEYPWGQRVMRFYDYDKYIVETAESMESVAKRFLSQGLSAEETAERTMLPVGFVEQFL
- a CDS encoding DUF6512 family protein — protein: MSRNKKFILGGILFTAVVGSLWHFIYDWIGRPDFFWWLFPVSEKVEEHYKLLIYPNLIYGILMFRFMYRHIRYYWLRLAVGTGLGCVAIRGLFDAYTAVLKKDMLIMDLFIFAVSVLISYTFFLKRS
- a CDS encoding beta-class carbonic anhydrase, producing the protein MIEDILEYNKVFVKNKMYEQYKTSKYPDKKIAILTCMDTRLTELLPAALGLKNGDVKIIKNAGGVTSHLFGSVVRSLLIAIYELGIEEIMVIGHTDCGVGHMDSDSMIRHMIDRGIEEDKINFIRHCGIDFDSWLAGFDCVSDSVNETVELLSTHPLIPDDIKIFGYVMNTDTGELMTTEEFKGE
- a CDS encoding helix-turn-helix domain-containing protein, producing the protein MITKDDLRFYREPHRVLEKGEDYMYLLPHPALRDWISNYTVTFPGSDMISNHYTVIPHGCATLVCSCNETGMSSRLFGPATAACSVGEQANQAEMLFIIEFQPAGLYAFTGVPQKELSDRAFSPSDLSFGLDKRIIESIEKARSAYEMIRNIDSLLLTNIKASLSPELHFSVQNIIQNMGSLSVKELSDTVYYSQRHLNRIFSRCIGMNAKTFSRLVRINTAVRLLHNPQNSITNACNLSGFYDLPHFIHDFKSVCGISPQEYRREMSDFYSEIAKF
- the crcB gene encoding fluoride efflux transporter CrcB, whose translation is MIQCVFVGMGGFLGAVFRYLLGLIPVSAQLRIPVITLGINVLGAFVIGMIAGWTGRIPAQNPNLILFLKTGLCGGFTTFSTFALETGTLVSEGRVSEGILYVVLSVLFSVLAVFAGRAVTG
- a CDS encoding DUF4250 domain-containing protein, with amino-acid sequence MLPNDPVILLSYINTQLRDYYDSFEELCKSLCVDSGEISTKLSGIGYEYHPETNQFR